The following are from one region of the Arachis duranensis cultivar V14167 chromosome 10, aradu.V14167.gnm2.J7QH, whole genome shotgun sequence genome:
- the LOC107471977 gene encoding nascent polypeptide-associated complex subunit alpha-like protein 1, with protein sequence MTAQTQEELLAEHLEQQKLHHDEPVVEDEDDDEEDDDDDDEDDDKDDDGEGHEGEAGRSKQTRSEKKSRKAMLKLGMKPVSGVSRVTVKKSKNILFVISKPDVFKSPTSDTYIIFGEAKIEDLSSQLQTQAAEQFKAPNLANAGPKPESSSVAQDDEDVDETGVDPKDIELVMTQAGVSRPKAVKALKAANGDIVAAIMELTT encoded by the exons CATGATGAGCCTGTAGTTGAggatgaggatgatgatgaagaggatgacgatgatgatgatgaggatgatgacAAAGATGACGACGGTGAAG GACATGAAGGTGAGGCTGGTAGGTCCAAGCAGACGAGGAGTGAGAAGAAGAGTCGCAAGGCAATGCTCAAACTTGGAATGAAACCTGTGTCAGGTGTCAGCCGCGTCACAGTAAAAAAGAGCAAAAAT ATCCTATTCGTTATCTCAAAACCAGATGTATTTAAAAGCCCAACATCCGACACATACATCATATTCGGGGAAGCTAAGATCGAAGACTTGAGTTCACAGCTACAAACTCAGGCAGCAGAACAGTTCAAGGCTCCCAATTTGGCTAATGCAGGACCGAAACCCGAATCTTCCAGCGTTGCCCAAGATGATGAGGATGTGGATGAGACTGGTGTAGATCCCAAGGACATAGAGTTAGTGATGACTCAAGCTGGTGTTTCAAGACCAAAAGCAGTTAAAGCTCTCAAAGCTGCCAATGGGGATATTGTTGCGGCCATTATGGAGCTCACTACTTGA
- the LOC107471972 gene encoding F-box protein SKIP5 gives MEEGNWKRCSRKRVSSSSSSSSSSCSPINNLDDGCLMHIFSFLPPIPDRFNTALVCHRWNYLACHPRLWLRVDRSVKDLSEPGVFPSIETAVAASRPGDTILIAAGGVHCVSNIQIKKPICLVGAGELPDDTTLTCSRGADSALEFLSTCKLANLTVKAELGCCLLHRKGRLTIDGCILQCETNPLDYLSCPIVSTANSTEVLPLQEKSNGDGVFVSQTRIEGGAKAVLTSGDLSLQRVRVIYARTSLLFWFDVEQM, from the exons ATGGAAGAGGGCAACTGGAAGAGGTGTTCCAGAAAGAGagtctcctcctcttcttcttcttcttcttcttcgtgcTCTCCCATCAATAATCTCGATGATGGTTGTCTTATGCATATATTCAGCTTCCTTCCCCCAATTCCTG ATCGCTTTAATACCGCCCTCGTTTGCCACAGATGGAATTACTTGGCATGTCACCCTCGCCTGTGGCTCAGAGTAGATCGATCGGTCAAAGACTTATCCGAACCTGGTGTTTTCCCCAGCATTGAAACTGCTGTCGCTGCTTCAAG ACCAGGTGACACCATTTTAATAGCAGCTGGTGGAGTTCACTGCGTCTCTAACATTCAAATAAAGAAACCAATTTGCTTG GTTGGTGCAGGTGAGCTTCCAGATGACACGACACTCACATGTTCTCGAGGCGCAGACAG TGCGTTGGAGTTCCTTTCCACCTGTAAATTGGCAAACTTAACTGTGAAGGCAGAGCTTGGCTGTTGCTTGCTACACAGAAAGGGAAGGCTAACCATAGATGGATGCATACTTCAATGTGAAACCAATCCTCTGGACTATCTCTCCTGTCCCATTGTGAGTACAGCCAATAGCACCGAGGTTCTTCCCTTACAGGAAAAGAGTAATGGTGACGGTGTATTTGTTTCTCAAACTCGCATTGAAGGGGGTGCCAAAGCCGTATTGACAAGTGGCGATCTGTCCTTGCAACGAGTAAGAGTGATATATGCCAGAACTTCACTTCTTTTCTGGTTTGATGTGGAGCAGATGTGA
- the LOC107471768 gene encoding DNA-directed RNA polymerase V subunit 5C — translation MATNANTTAGECLTAFSDNGTVESSRYFHARRTVLEMLRDRGYDVPDSELTRSLAEFRSLYGRIPNAETLRISVSLRSDPSKMVLVVFMGPVDIIKKQTLKSIHDQIPDKGKLNGLLVIVQSKMTSYAKRELMESYPSKVEIFEPKYEVLTADEKQALLMKHNLEEKQLPLMLKTEAIARYHGWEKGQVVKITHTGGLIHSLVTYRCVV, via the exons ATGGCAACCAACGCCAACACCACCGCCGGTGAATGCCTTACGGCCTTCTCCGACAACGGAACCGTGGAGAGCTCCCGTTACTTCCACGCCCGCCGGACAGTCCTGGAGATGCTCCGCGACCGCGGCTACGACGTGCCGGACTCCGAGTTGACTCGCTCCCTTGCCGAGTTCCGCTCGCTCTATGGCCGAATTCCCAACGCCGAAACCCTCCGTATCTCCGTCTCACTTCGCTCTGATCCCTCCAAAATG GTACTGGTTGTCTTTATGGGACCcgttgatattattaaaaaacaaaCTCTAAAGAGTATACATGACCAGATTCCAgataaaggaaaattgaatGGACTGCTAGTTATCGTGCAAAGCAAAATGACCTCGTATGCAAAAAGGGAACTGATGGAAAGTTATCCATCTAAAGTTGAGATTTTTGAG CCAAAGTATGAGGTATTGACAGCTGATGAGAAGCAAGCACTGCTCATGAAACACAACTTGGAAGAGAAGCAG CTGCCACTCATGCTAAAAACTGAAGCCATTGCTCGCTATCATGGATGGGAGAAAGGACAAGTTGTGAAGATCACTCACACTGGTGGCCTCATTCATTCTCTTGTCACTTATCGCTGTGTGGTGTGA